The following are encoded together in the Capsulimonas corticalis genome:
- a CDS encoding Panacea domain-containing protein: MAYETEAVANYILELANIENKPISPMKLHKLLYFAHGWHLAITGQPLLDESIEAWNYGPVVHTIYQEFKEFGNSPITTFATVFKKGSRTGFEVAKLPEGAEYELARKILKRVWDVYKDYTALQLSSMTHEKGTPWSQVVGKFKGRVPLRTEIDDTLIKEYFKTIASKPAATE; this comes from the coding sequence ATGGCATACGAGACAGAAGCAGTCGCGAACTACATATTGGAATTGGCCAACATTGAAAACAAGCCTATCTCGCCGATGAAGCTGCATAAGCTTTTATACTTTGCTCATGGCTGGCATCTGGCTATTACTGGACAGCCGCTTTTGGATGAATCAATTGAAGCCTGGAACTACGGTCCTGTGGTCCACACGATCTACCAAGAGTTCAAGGAGTTTGGCAACTCACCTATCACGACATTCGCGACCGTGTTTAAAAAAGGTAGTCGAACAGGTTTTGAAGTTGCTAAACTTCCAGAGGGAGCTGAATATGAGCTGGCGCGCAAAATACTAAAACGTGTTTGGGACGTTTACAAAGATTATACTGCCTTACAGTTATCGAGTATGACTCATGAAAAAGGGACTCCATGGTCCCAAGTGGTTGGGAAATTTAAAGGACGCGTCCCGCTTCGTACTGAAATTGATGACACCCTTATAAAGGAGTACTTCAAGACCATTGCCTCTAAACCAGCAGCCACCGAATGA
- a CDS encoding ester cyclase: MPQDDSIKSAEDELKAADDGSKIIHAYVDAFNRGDIDALRQIFTEDGQVYGVLGWGGLDEVAPIWRQLHEAFAMQLQIEDIIVQDDRIVARFTERGTSQAPFRGQGPTGKSSEVVAIEWFIIRDQRIYQRWGVRDSASHFRQMGLSLG; this comes from the coding sequence ATGCCACAAGACGACAGCATCAAGTCCGCAGAAGACGAACTCAAGGCCGCAGACGACGGTTCGAAAATCATCCATGCTTATGTGGACGCATTCAACCGGGGGGATATAGACGCTCTGCGGCAAATCTTCACGGAGGACGGCCAGGTCTATGGTGTCCTCGGCTGGGGTGGACTGGATGAGGTCGCTCCCATTTGGCGGCAGCTTCATGAAGCCTTCGCCATGCAGCTCCAGATCGAAGATATTATCGTCCAGGACGATCGTATTGTGGCCCGCTTTACCGAACGCGGGACATCGCAAGCGCCATTCCGTGGACAGGGGCCGACCGGGAAATCTTCGGAGGTCGTCGCGATCGAATGGTTTATCATTCGGGATCAGCGTATCTATCAACGATGGGGCGTGCGTGACTCCGCCTCGCATTTCCGGCAAATGGGACTGTCCTTAGGCTGA
- a CDS encoding RHS repeat-associated core domain-containing protein, with amino-acid sequence MLSTQTFDAYGSRLSTDSNTDPYSGYGGQNGYYTDWEAGTASAALALLTYRYYDPAVGRFLTRDPMGYKGGANAYEYVGDGPTNSDDSMGTSEFPIILGGPAGGCLGAILGLSGLNNDPCNDDYNRCIRELDCLSEVLAATAAASAVAFCDGLTDGACTLASRVILAA; translated from the coding sequence GTGCTGTCAACGCAGACTTTTGATGCTTACGGAAGTCGTTTGAGCACGGATAGTAATACTGATCCATATTCGGGGTATGGCGGGCAGAATGGTTATTATACTGACTGGGAAGCAGGTACGGCATCGGCGGCGCTTGCCTTGCTAACTTATCGTTACTATGACCCGGCTGTAGGACGCTTCCTTACCCGAGATCCCATGGGTTATAAAGGCGGTGCTAATGCATATGAATACGTTGGCGACGGTCCTACAAACAGCGATGATTCTATGGGAACCTCTGAATTCCCCATAATTTTGGGTGGGCCGGCCGGTGGATGTTTAGGAGCAATATTGGGTCTATCGGGCCTTAACAACGATCCTTGCAACGATGACTATAATCGTTGTATACGTGAATTAGACTGCTTGTCCGAAGTACTTGCGGCTACAGCAGCGGCAAGTGCAGTGGCATTTTGTGATGGATTGACAGATGGAGCGTGTACACTCGCGTCGCGAGTGATTTTGGCTGCGTAG
- a CDS encoding PadR family transcriptional regulator, with the protein MTQRTFLGEFEEIVLLAVARLETSAYGVSIWQTVEEHAQRGVSVGSIYATLERLEQKGFISSRQGEATPERGGRAKRYFQIEATGEQALNEAQAIRQRLSAGAPAHSSAIANGVSIMGGRS; encoded by the coding sequence ATGACACAGAGAACATTTCTGGGCGAATTCGAGGAGATTGTACTCTTGGCGGTGGCGCGCCTTGAAACGAGCGCCTACGGCGTATCCATCTGGCAGACTGTGGAAGAGCATGCCCAACGTGGCGTGTCGGTCGGGTCGATCTACGCTACGCTAGAGCGCTTGGAACAAAAGGGGTTCATCAGTTCGCGGCAGGGGGAAGCTACTCCTGAGCGCGGAGGTCGCGCCAAACGATATTTCCAGATCGAGGCCACAGGAGAACAGGCGCTCAACGAAGCTCAAGCTATTCGGCAGAGGCTATCTGCTGGAGCACCTGCTCACTCAAGCGCTATAGCTAATGGAGTTTCAATTATGGGAGGTCGTTCGTGA
- a CDS encoding STAS domain-containing protein codes for MELTIDNDFLSANARLLIIEGEIDVYTSPSLREQVSSLALTGINDLVIDLAKVKFLDSTGLGVLIGALKRMREAGGNLYLIAPAARILRIFEITGLDKSFDICTTLEEAKTKVSPAVENA; via the coding sequence TTGGAACTGACTATCGACAATGATTTTCTAAGCGCGAACGCTCGCCTCCTGATAATTGAAGGCGAAATCGATGTCTACACATCCCCGAGCCTCAGGGAGCAAGTGAGCTCATTGGCCTTGACCGGCATTAATGATCTCGTGATTGATCTTGCCAAAGTGAAATTTCTCGACAGCACCGGGCTCGGCGTCTTGATTGGCGCCTTGAAGCGTATGCGCGAAGCGGGAGGCAATCTGTATTTGATCGCTCCTGCTGCGCGCATTCTGCGAATTTTCGAGATCACAGGACTCGATAAGAGCTTTGACATCTGCACTACTCTGGAAGAGGCCAAGACCAAAGTCAGTCCCGCCGTGGAAAACGCGTAA
- a CDS encoding PEP-CTERM sorting domain-containing protein has translation MAKLSTTAAIALTIASFSVAAHADQTITFTGLITGGNIEPLGVNIGDTVTESYTVKSGATDIYGANPTSVEYLNLAGNSVTASVQFDGYTITNDTLVPGSHEYTDVFAQNGYPALNSGDILSVQLGKQSCGDLTDINSNVKVLTYDDPAKNPLTSLNPVIKGPGLTDFSQWQYGYFYFEAITSNGDFAYFNAHLTNISSSISRGTGGSTGGSTVPEPSPIAFLSLGVMGVFALAARKRKSTLTA, from the coding sequence ATGGCGAAGCTTTCGACCACTGCCGCAATTGCGCTCACCATAGCCTCATTCTCAGTCGCAGCCCACGCCGATCAAACGATCACGTTCACCGGTTTGATCACCGGTGGGAATATTGAGCCTTTGGGTGTAAACATCGGCGATACAGTTACAGAATCCTATACGGTAAAATCCGGTGCGACCGATATTTACGGCGCCAATCCTACGAGCGTAGAATATCTAAATCTTGCGGGCAATAGTGTCACTGCAAGCGTTCAGTTCGATGGATACACGATTACGAATGACACTCTTGTACCTGGATCCCACGAATATACCGATGTCTTTGCGCAAAACGGATACCCTGCTCTTAACAGTGGGGATATTCTGAGTGTACAACTAGGCAAGCAATCATGCGGAGATTTGACAGATATTAATTCCAACGTCAAAGTCCTTACGTACGACGATCCCGCCAAAAACCCCCTGACGTCTCTCAATCCAGTTATCAAAGGCCCTGGATTAACGGACTTTTCGCAATGGCAGTACGGGTACTTTTATTTCGAGGCAATAACTTCAAATGGTGATTTCGCTTACTTCAACGCGCATTTAACGAATATTTCCTCAAGCATATCCAGAGGAACTGGGGGATCGACCGGAGGCTCAACAGTTCCCGAACCCTCGCCCATTGCCTTCCTTAGCCTGGGCGTCATGGGAGTTTTCGCACTCGCCGCCCGCAAGCGCAAATCGACGCTGACAGCTTAA
- a CDS encoding helix-turn-helix domain-containing protein, which yields MSNPSVTSADIGRRIKERREYLGVTQSDIAQVLDVSRVNVSKIESGQPISAESLGSVAKLLRVSVGYFYGEGEDTDAGEAEIIQQYRAMPKSLRPIAVAVVKAVHDAGADPAK from the coding sequence ATGTCCAATCCGTCCGTTACCAGCGCCGACATCGGCCGCCGCATCAAAGAGCGTCGCGAATACCTCGGGGTGACACAATCCGATATCGCTCAGGTGCTCGATGTCAGCCGGGTCAATGTGTCGAAGATCGAATCGGGACAGCCGATCAGCGCGGAGAGCTTGGGATCGGTCGCGAAGCTGCTGCGTGTGTCCGTCGGATACTTTTACGGTGAAGGTGAAGATACGGATGCCGGCGAAGCGGAAATCATTCAGCAGTATCGCGCTATGCCCAAATCGCTGAGGCCGATTGCGGTCGCCGTGGTCAAAGCCGTCCATGACGCCGGAGCGGACCCGGCAAAATAG
- a CDS encoding DUF4142 domain-containing protein has product MHILDARLIEENKMNDFDEPTNILPRREFLTRMGAAGLGVAAVGLAGAVHAAVAPHQPAADTGHDYPMPAPHATTEKQFRMGVIGPATLSHITSEIAVDRATNPGAKEFANFELREAIGVLSVLKSLGTPTPPMDAKSKATLAKIQSSQGEAFDKAYITAQLANHEFLRDLAETYLQNSAGHKSMAEMHGRHLATLALATFKEHVVHTKNILAELS; this is encoded by the coding sequence TTGCATATTTTGGATGCGCGTTTGATAGAGGAGAACAAAATGAACGATTTTGATGAGCCGACGAACATCCTCCCTCGCCGCGAGTTCTTAACACGCATGGGCGCCGCCGGATTGGGTGTGGCCGCCGTTGGGCTCGCTGGAGCTGTCCATGCGGCCGTCGCGCCACACCAGCCCGCCGCCGACACCGGCCACGACTATCCTATGCCCGCGCCCCACGCCACGACGGAAAAGCAGTTTCGTATGGGAGTGATCGGACCGGCGACCCTCTCTCACATCACCAGCGAGATCGCCGTGGATAGGGCTACCAACCCTGGAGCGAAGGAGTTCGCCAATTTCGAACTACGGGAAGCGATTGGCGTGTTGTCCGTGCTCAAGAGTCTGGGAACGCCTACGCCGCCTATGGACGCCAAGTCGAAGGCGACCCTCGCCAAAATCCAATCTTCTCAAGGAGAAGCGTTCGACAAGGCTTATATTACTGCACAGCTCGCCAATCATGAATTCCTGCGCGATCTTGCGGAGACCTATTTGCAGAACTCCGCTGGGCATAAGAGCATGGCGGAGATGCACGGTCGGCATCTGGCAACATTGGCGCTGGCGACATTCAAAGAACATGTTGTTCATACGAAAAACATTTTGGCTGAACTCTCATAA
- a CDS encoding type IV toxin-antitoxin system AbiEi family antitoxin domain-containing protein has translation MYRSYLDNLVATGDLSKVGKGMYVLPGAEPSLYRSFVEVAAAIPGSVIALTSALSFHDIGAQLPRAVWVAFPRQSRSYVPAGVETSVESVRMDRKVLSDGVEEHTIEGVTVRIHSAEKTLADCFKYLGRVGLDETLEALKDAWNKDKLDMDMLFEYASRDRVWNKMKPYIEMA, from the coding sequence GTGTACCGCTCCTATCTGGACAATCTGGTGGCGACGGGCGATCTCAGCAAAGTCGGTAAGGGCATGTACGTGTTGCCCGGCGCCGAGCCCTCCCTCTACCGCAGCTTCGTCGAAGTGGCGGCGGCGATTCCTGGCTCCGTAATTGCCCTGACCAGCGCCCTGAGCTTCCACGACATCGGCGCACAGCTTCCCCGGGCCGTTTGGGTCGCATTCCCCCGGCAATCCCGGTCTTATGTGCCGGCCGGCGTTGAGACGTCGGTGGAAAGCGTCCGTATGGATCGCAAGGTTCTCAGCGATGGTGTGGAGGAGCATACGATCGAGGGGGTGACCGTTCGGATCCATTCGGCGGAGAAGACCCTGGCGGATTGCTTCAAGTACCTGGGGCGCGTCGGCCTGGACGAGACGCTGGAGGCGCTGAAAGACGCATGGAACAAAGACAAGCTCGACATGGACATGCTGTTTGAGTACGCCAGCCGTGATCGCGTTTGGAATAAGATGAAACCCTATATTGAGATGGCGTAG